In Dama dama isolate Ldn47 chromosome 20, ASM3311817v1, whole genome shotgun sequence, a single window of DNA contains:
- the GJA5 gene encoding gap junction alpha-5 protein codes for MGDWSFLGEFLEEVHKHSTVIGKVWLTVLFIFRMLVLGTAAESSWGDEQADFLCDTMQPGCENVCYDQAFPISHIRYWVLQVIFVSTPSLVYLGHAVHMVRVQEKRKLLREAERAKEVRAAGSYEYPVAEKTELSCWEEVNGRIALQGSLLNTYVCSILIRTTMEVAFIVGQYLLYGVFLDTLHVCRRSPCPHPVNCYVSRPTEKNVFIVFMLAVAGLSLFLSLAELYHLGWKKIRQRFVKSQPGVGECQLPGPSAGMVQSCTPPPDFNQCLENGPGGKFFSPFSNKMASQQNTDNLATEQVRSQEQIPREGFIHIRYAQKPEVPNEGSPGPSLAHGYQSDKRRLSKASSKARSDDLSV; via the coding sequence ATGGGTGACTGGAGCTTCTTGGGAGAGTTCCTGGAGGAAGTACACAAGCATTCTACGGTGATCGGCAAGGTCTGGCTCACGGTCCTCTTCATATTCCGCATGCTGGTGCTGGGCACGGCTGCCGAGTCATCCTGGGGGGATGAGCAGGCTGATTTCCTCTGTGACACGATGCAGCCTGGTTGCGAGAACGTCTGCTACGACCAagccttccccatctcccacatTCGCTACTGGGTGCTGCAGGTCATCTTCGTCTCCACGCCTTCTCTGGTGTACCTGGGCCACGCCGTGCACATGGTGCGCGTGCAGGAGAAGCGCAAGCTGCTACGGGAGGCTGAGAGGGCCAAAGAGGTGCGGGCTGCTGGCTCCTACGAGTACCCGGTGGCCGAGAAGACAGAGCTGTCCTGCTGGGAAGAAGTGAATGGAAGGATTGCCCTGCAGGGCAGTCTGCTCAACACCTACGTCTGCAGCATCCTGATCCGCACCACCATGGAGGTGGCCTTCATTGTGGGCCAGTACCTCCTCTACGGGGTCTTCCTGGACACCCTGCATGTCTGCCGCAGGAGTCCCTGTCCCCATCCCGTCAACTGCTATGTGTCCCGGCCCACGGAAAAGAATGTCTTCATCGTCTTCATGCTGGCGGTGGCTGGACTGTCCCTTTTCCTCAGCCTTGCCGAACTTTACCacctgggctggaaaaagattAGGCAGCGATTTGTCAAGTCCCAGCCCGGCGTGGGTGAGTGCCAGCTTCCTGGTCCCTCGGCCGGCATGGTCCAGAGCTGCACACCACCCCCTGACTTCAATCAGTGCCTGGAGAATGGCCCTGGGGGGAAATTCTTCAGTCCCTTCAGTAACAAGATGGCCTCCCAGCAGAACACTGATAATCTGGCCACGGAGCAGGTGCGAAGTCAGGAGCAGATTCCAAGAGAAGGCTTTATTCACATCCGTTATGCCCAGAAGCCCGAGGTACCCAATGAGGGCTCCCCAGGACCCAGCCTCGCCCATGGCTATCAGAGTGACAAGCGCCGTCTCAGCAAGGCCAGTAGCAAGGCCAGGTCAGATGACCTGTCGGTGTGA